A region from the Triticum urartu cultivar G1812 chromosome 1, Tu2.1, whole genome shotgun sequence genome encodes:
- the LOC125525643 gene encoding anthocyanidin 5,3-O-glucosyltransferase-like, translating to MAASAKTFVLYPSLGVGHLIPMVELAKHLLRRGHSAVLAVVDPPDGDPASAAAVARLAAANPSIAFRLLPAPPSPDPAAHPVRRAHDTLRLTNPALRAFLRSLPAPAHALLLDMFCVDALDVAADLALPAYFFFASAASDLAVFLNLPYLYPGLPSFRDTGDALVRCPGMPPIRAVDMLVTVQDKESDLTKVRLYQFKRIAEARGVLVNTFDWLEPTALKALAGGVCVPDRPTPRVYCIGPLVNGGEASGGGEKRHECLAWLDAQPEKSVVFLCFGSKGAFSAAQLKEIARGLESSGHRFLWAVRSPPEEQREFPEPDLDRLLPAGFLERTRGRGMVVKNWVPQAEVVRHEAVGAFVTHCGWNSALEAIMSGLPMICWPLYAEQAQNKVFMVEEMKIAVALEGYEKGTVKAEEIEAKLRLVMGTEEGGKLREMLSAARKMASDAIGDGGSSEVAFARFLSDLENGSMENGGCNN from the coding sequence ATGGCGGCGTCGGCGAAGACCTTCGTGCTGTACCCGTCGCTCGGCGTGGGCCACCTGATCCCCATGGTGGAGCTGGCCAAGCACCTGCTCCGCCGCGGCCACAGCGCCGTCCTCGCCGTCGTCGACCCGCCGGACGGCGACCCCGCCTCGGCCGCCGCCGTGGCCCGCCTCGCCGCGGCCAACCCTTCCatcgccttccgcctcctcccgGCCCCTCCCAGCCCGGACCCCGCCGCGCACCCGGTCAGGCGCGCCCACGACACGCTCCGCCTCACCAACCCCGCGCTCCGGGCCTTCCTGCGCTCCCTGCCGGCCCCCGCCCACGCGCTCCTGCTCGACATGTTCTGCGTCGACGCGCTCGACGTCGCCGCTGACCTCGCCCTCCCCGCCTACTTCTTCTTCGCCTCCGCCGCCAGCGACCTCGCCGTCTTCCTCAACCTGCCGTACCTCTACCCCGGCCTGCCCTCCTTCAGGGACACGGGCGACGCGCTCGTGCGCTGCCCCGGCATGCCGCCGATCCGCGCGGTGGACATGCTGGTCACGGTGCAGGACAAGGAGAGCGACCTCACCAAGGTCCGGCTGTACCAGTTCAAGCGCATCGCGGAGGCGAGGGGCGTGCTGGTCAACACCTTCGACTGGCTGGAGCCCACGGCCCTGAAAGCGCTCGCCGGAGGCGTCTGCGTGCCCGACCGGCCGACGCCGAGGGTCTACTGCATCGGGCCATTGGTCAACGGCGGCGAAGCGAGCGGGGGCGGCGAGAAGCGGCACGAGTGCCTCGCGTGGCTCGACGCGCAGCCGGAGAAGAGCGTCGTGTTCCTCTGCTTCGGCAGCAAGGGCGCCTTCTCGGCGGCGCAGCTCAAGGAGATCGCTCGCGGGCTAGAGAGCTCCGGGCACCGGTTCCTGTGGGCGGTGAGGAGCCCGCCGGAGGAACAGAGGGAGTTCCCCGAGCCGGACCTCGATCGGCTGCTCCCGGCGGGCTTCTTGGAGAGGACGAGAGGCCGGGGCATGGTGGTGAAGAACTGGGTGCCGCAGGCGGAGGTGGTGCGGCACGAGGCGGTCGGCGCCTTCGTGACGCACTGCGGGTGGAACTCGGCGCTGGAGGCGATCATGTCCGGGCTGCCGATGATATGCTGGCCACTCTACGCCGAGCAGGCGCAAAACAAGGTGTTCATGGTGGAGGAGATGAAGATCGCCGTGGCGTTGGAGGGGTACGAGAAGGGGACGGTGAAGGCGGAGGAGATTGAGGCCAAGCTGAGGCTGGTGATGGGGACGGAGGAAGGGGGGAAGCTCAGGGAGATGCTTTCGGCGGCGAGGAAGATGGCGTCGGACGCGATCGGCGACGGCGGGTCTTCCGAAGTGGCATTTGCCCGGTTTTTGAGTGATTTGGAGAACGGCAGCATGGAGAATGGAGGATGCAACAATTGA